TCCAGTCGTTCCAGCGACACCGAGAGGTGCGTCCCGCGCTTGTTCGCCGCCAGACTGTGGATCTCGTCGACGATGACGTACTCCACAGTCTCTAATTTCTGCTTGAATTTGGGAGAGTTGAGCAGGATCGCCAGCGTCTCGGGCGTCGTGTTGAGGATGTGTGGCGTCTCCTCCAACATTCGCTGGCGTTCGCTGTCGGGAGTGTCGCCGTGGCGGATCGCGTGACGAATCTCGACGTCTTCACCGCGCTCGTCAAGTGTCTCGGTGATTCCCTCCAGCGGGACCTCCAGATTGCGGTGGATGTCGTTGGCCAGCGACTTGAGGGGAGAGATGTAGAGACAGTAGACCGAGTTGTCGAGACGATCTGCGCGGTCACGAGCGAACAGTTCGTTGATGATCCCGACGAACGACGCCATCGTCTTCCCGCTCCCGGTTGGCGCGGCGATCAGCGCGTTCTCGCCCTCGTGAATCAGCGGGATGGCCTCCTTCTGTGGCGGCGTGAAGAAGCCGCCGTTGTCGGGGACGAACGCGCCGAACTGCTCGACCCACCACTCGCGAACGACGGGGTCCAGCAGGTCCAGCACCTCGCCGTCGTCGATTGCGACCGCCTCGGGGTCGAAGTCCACGTCCGACTCTGCGAGCAGTTGGCGACCTCCCATCTGTCTCGTCTCTCGGTGCTGGACAGACTTGTGGGTTTGGAGCGTACAGTGAAAGTGAAATTGTTGCCAAGAGCGTTCCTACCCCTCTCTGAGAGCTACGAGTCTGAGAGTTCGCGGGCGTCTGTCCAGACATCTTCGAAGGCGGTTTCGATCGAGTCGGCGAAGGGTTCGTCTCGGACGGCGACGACGCCGAGGCGCTCGCTCGGATCGAACGGGTCCGTGACGTGGACATAGACCGTGTGGCCGTCGACGACGTCGACGGTGATCGAGAGGTCGGGAGTCGACCGCACGGCGAGGCCGGCCGAGAGATCGAAGAGTTCGCTCTGGATCTCGTCGTCGATTCCCGACAGGAGTGACTCGCTGACGAGCACGCGAACGTCCAGTTCCGGATCGATCTCGCGCTCGATGACGTCGATCTCTCTGGCGTACTGCTGCCAGGCGGCGTTCTCGTAGGGCGCGCCGATCACCGACGTGATCCGGTCCTCGGCGAGTTCCTGTTGCTCCCTGGCGAGCGAGCACGCCTCCTCGCTGCCAAGTGCGGCCGTCCAGAACCGACTCTCAGTGGGGATCGCAGGCGAGAGTCGCTCGCTCACCGATTCGGCGACCGACTCGTAGTGTTTTCGCTGTTCGGTCAGTTCGCGCCGGCGTTCGTCGAGCAGGCGATCGACGGCGATCTCGGGGTCGACGGCCGCGTACCGCGTCGGCTCTCGCGAGTCGTGTGTCCGGACGAGTCCGCGACTGTCGAGCGTGTTCAACACGTCGTAGATCCGGCCTCGGGGCACGTCGCTCGCGTCCGAGATCGCCCTGGCCGGCGCGGAGCCGAGACCGAGCAGCGTCCGGTAGACCACGGCCTCGTAGCTCGACAGCCCCAGTTCGGCGAGGTCGCTCATACCCGCCGTTCAGCCACTATCGAGGAAATATTGACGGTCTCCCCTGCAACTGCGCGCAAGTGGCAGCGGATTCGAGAACGTACATTGGGGTGGTCGGCTTTTCCTCGCTCATGAATCCCGCGCTGGCGCTGGTGCTCGCGATCGCGGCCGAACTGGTCGGCACGACCGCCCTCAAACTGTCCGATGGCTTCTCGAATCACGTCGCAACCGGCGGTGTCGTCGTCGGCTATCTGAGTTCGTTCTACTTCCTCGGACTCGCCCTCGAAGCGATGGCGATCGGGAAGGTCTACGCCATCTGGTCAGCAGTGGGGATCGTCGGCACGACGGCGATCGGACTCGTCTACTTCGGCGAGTCGATCGACCTGGCCGCAGTGGTCGGGATCGGCCTCATTATCGCCGGGATCGTGTTACTGACGACGATTTCGGGCGCGTACACGCCCGCACACTGATTGCCGTCACCGTTCCATCTCGGCGGCCAGTTCCCTGAGTCGGCGGATTCGCTCGTCAGTCGGCGGATGTGTCCGGAACGGGTTGTCGCTCGTCTCTGCGGCGTCAGCCGGCAAGATATCCAGTACGCTGGCGGATTGCCGCCACGTTCGCAGGTCCTCGTCCGGCCGTCCACGTTCGGAATCCAGCGTCTCCAGAGCTGACGCGAGTGCGCTCGGCTCACCGGTCAGCCTTGCGGCGGCACGGTCGGCCGCGAACTCCCGTTCTCGCGAGAGGACGGCTAGCCCGAACTGATTTCCCACCCGCTGGATGGGAGCGACGACCGACAATAACGCCCACATCAGGTACGCCCCGATGTAGGGCAGGCCGAACGTCTGGATCGAGTGCAGAAGTAATCGAGTGCTCGGCGGGTCCCGATCGCTGAAGTGCTCGATGACCAGTGTGGGCGTCAGTACCAGTCCCATCAGTCGGCTGTCTCCGTTTGCGAGGTGGGCCACCTCGTGTGCGAGGACGCCCCGTAGCTCGGACTCCGAAAGCGTCGCAAGTAATCCGGACGTGACGACGATCGTCCCGTCTGACCGGCCACCGATGGCGTAGGACTCGGGTCGGCGGCGTCTCGTGACGAACACATCCGGTTCGGCGATGTCGGCCTGTTTCGAGAGGAGTGTAACCGTCCGGACGAGGTCGGTATCGCTGGGCCGGCCGTGCACGCCGAGTTCCTCCCGGAAGGACTCGATTTCGGAACGGACCGGGCCGAGAGACACCACCAGTATTAGCGCGAGACCGCCGAGAACGACCGTCAGCACTGGCTCGTTCAGCATCGTCGAGAAGAGCAAATATGGGTTTTCGGCGAACGGGATCAGTAGTGTCCCAACCACGACCCCCACCAGAAGCGAGAGTGGCACAGCCACCACACCCAGGACCAGCGTGGTGATGGCGACAACCACGGTGGAGACGGCCAGGACCACGAGCAGGGCGGCGAGCATCCGTCCGAGGCGGGCGGCTCCCGACCCGATGTCTGTGGAGGGCGCTGCTTTCATGGCTCGATTCCTGTCTTCGCACACCAGCGGATTAATTCTGTCCTTCGTCGTGGGAAAATACGAAGAGTGGTCCAGTGAGCGAATAGGAGGTGCCAGAACGTCTCTTTCAGGAGATCTGGATCGCCGGCTTTCCGGGCTCGGCTTTCGACGCGAGCTGGTCGTCGGCTGCCTCAGCCTCGTGGACGACGACTTCGGCGTCGAACTCGTCGTCGAGCAGCCAACTCGCCCGCTGTAGTTCCGCCGTCTCGGTCGCCCGCGAGAGGATGGGTTCAAGACCGTGCCCGCGCCCTTCGAGTGACTTCGCGTAGGACTCGGCTTGCTCACCGCGTTCGCGCATCGACTCCACACCCATGATCGCCGAGACGATCGAATCGCCCGACTGCTGGCGTGCTATCTCGTATGCGTTATACTTCCACTCCGGGGCCACCACGAGTTCGATCCGCTCGGGATCGTCGATCCCGGCCGTCTCGCAGATGTCACGCACGTCGTCTCTGACGGTGGTGACCAGGGTACGTTCGCGATCGTAGGCTTCGAGGTCGCTCTCGACCGTGGGCCAGTCGGCCTGGACGACCAGCCCCTCCGCCCGGAGCATGTTCCAGCACTCCTCGGCCAGGTAGGGCGCGACCGGCGCGATCAGCCTGAGCAGGACGTTCAATCCGTGGCGGTACGTTTCTCTGTCGGGGACGTCGTAGGCGCGGTACTGGCCCAGTAGTTGTGCCAGCCCCCTGACCTCGCCGATCGCCTGGTGGATTCGGAACCGCTCGTAGTCCTCGGTCGCGGCCGCGACTGTGCGGTCGAGTTCGCGTTCGAGGTACTGTTCGGCTGGGCCGTCACGATCGGTGGTCGGCTCGCCATCCGCGAAGTCGTAGACCAGCCCGTAGATTCGCTGCTGGAGGTCGTAGGCCTCCCCGACATCTTTGGCCGCCCAGTCGAAGTCCCGGTTGGGGTGGGCGGCGCTCAGAACGAACAGCCGAGTCGTCTCCGCGCCATACTCGTGGGGTGCGATGGCGTTCCCTTTCTTCTTGGACATCTTCTCGCCGCCGTGCAGCACCGTGCCCTGGTTGATGAGACGCTCGACGGGCTCTTGGTGGTCGAGCAAGCCGACGTCTGACAGGGCCCGAGCGAAAAAGCGGATGTAGAGTAGGTGGAGGACGGCGTGTTCCTTCCCACCGACGTAGACGTCCACCGGGAGCGTGTCGTTCGCGAGGTCGACGTCGTAGGGCGCATCGTCGAGGTCGGGCGAGAGGAATCGCAGGAAGTACCACGACGAGTCGACGAAGGTGTCCATCGTGTCGGTCTCGCGTTCGGCAGGTTCGCCGCAGTCGGGACAGGTCGTCTCCTTCCACTCCGTCGCCGCGTCGAGGGGGTTACCGCGAGACTGGACGAACTCCGGGAGTTCGACGGGGAGATCCGCTTCGGGAACGAGGACCGGCCCGCAGTCCTCGCAGTGGACCACCGGAATCGGCGTGCCCCAGTACCGCTGCCGGGAGATCAGCCAGTCTCGAAGCCGGTACTGAGTGTCGACTGCGGCACTGTCGAGGTCCTCGAGTAACTGGGTGTGCGCCTCCGCAGTCGAGAGTCCCGAATACTCCTCGCTGTCGACCAGTCGGCCAGCACCGGTGTACGGCTCAGTTTCGACGTCTACCTCGACGGTGCCGTCGCCGCGGGGTTCGACGACTTTCCGGACTGGAAGCCCCATCGCGGTCGCGAATGCGTGATCGCGCTCGTTGTGCCCGGGAACACCCATGACCGCGCCCGTCCCCACGTCGTCGAGGACGTAGGCGGCGACGGAGACGGGAATCTCCGCACCCGTTACGGGATTCGTGGCTGTCAGGTCCGTCTCGACGCCCGTCATCGACTCGGGGTCGTGTTCGTCGAGGTAGTCCGCGACGGCGTCGTCCTCGGCCGCGAGTGTCTTGGCGAGATCGTGGCCCGGCCCGACGGCGAGATAGGTCGCGCCACAGATCGTATCGAGTCGCGTGGTGAAGACCTCGACATCGCCGTAGCCTTCGACCGAGAATGCGACGCGGGCACCCTCGCGCTTGCCGATCCAGTTGCGTTGCATCTCGGTGACGCTGTCGGGCCACTGTTCGAGGTCGTCCAGTCCATCGAGGAGTTCGTCCGCGTAGTCGGTGATCGTGAAGAACCACTGATCGAGTTCGCGGGTCGTGACCGGGGTCTCACACCGCCAGCAGACGCCCTCGGCGTGGTCGTGTACGTCGACATCCTCGGGTGGATCGACGACCTGCGCGTCCGCGAGCACAGTCTGACAGTCGGGACACCAGTTGACCTCGGCACCGCGGTAATCGACCAGCCCCTCGTCGTAGAACTCCCGGAAGAAGAACTGATTCCAGCGGTAGTAGTCCGGCTCACAGGTCGTGACCTCACGGGACCAGTCGTAGCCGAATCCCATCGTCTCCATCTCCTCGCGCATCTGGGTGATACACGAGTCCGTCCACGACCGCGGGTCGGTCGCACGTTCGTAGGCGGCGTTTTCCGCGGGCAGGCCGAATGCGTCCCACCCCATCGGGTGCAGGACGTCCTCGCCTTGCATGCGTTTGAACCGGGCGTAGGCGTCCGTGATCGCGTAGTTGCGGACGTGGCCCATGTGGAGGTTCCCGGAGGTGTAGGGGAACATTCCGAGAACGTAGCGTGGATCCTCGGGGTCGTCGAGTTCGTAGACGTCCTCTTCGTTCCAGCGGAACTGCCAGAACTCCTGTACCTTCGCGTGATTGTAGGTGCGTCCTCGCTGCATGGTGTCTCCCCCGTGTGGGTTGTCGTAGTTCGTGGTTCGGGTGTCCGCGTGAAAATCCTTCGCCCCCTTCGCGTCTCTTTTGTATCTGTTTTCGCATCGCGGTCGCAATCGACCGCGCAGGCCGCGAAAACGCGCGCCGTTATTGCTTGACGACGCCTTTTCCGACACGAGAAAAATTGCGGCGGGAAGCCGAGGAGGTTTTGGTGAGGCCCCCGCAACCCCTGTCCATGGACGAAGACATACGCCAACAGGCCGAAGAGGCCGCCGAGATCAACGCTCTCTTCAACGCGCTCAAACACGACAGCGACGCTCAAGTGGGTGCGATCATGGGCCCACTCATGGGACAGAACCCCGAGTTCCGCGAGTACGGCGACGAGATCGCGGGCGTCATCGCACCCGTCGTCAACCGCGTCAACGGGATGGACGCCGAGGCAAAGCGCGATCGCCTCGAAGAACTCGCACCCGAGCGCGTCGAGGAACTGGAAGCCGAGGACGAGGCAGACGAACACGACCTTCCCGACCTGCCCAACGCCGACGACTACGACGAGATTCGCATGCGCGCCGCGCCCAATCCCAACGGCCCGTGGCACATCGGCCACGCCCGGATGCCCTCGGTCATCGGCACGTACAAGGAGCGCTACGACGGCAGCTTCATCGTCCGCTTCGACGACACCGACCCCGAGACCAAGCGTCCGGATCTCTCCGCCTACGACGCCATCCTCGACGATATCGACTATCTCGGCTTCGAACCCGACGAGGTCCTTCGGGCCAGCGACCGCCTCGACATCTACTACGACCACGCCCGCGAGTTGATCGAAAAAGGCGGCGCGTACACCTGCACCTGCCCACAAGAGGAGTTCTCCGACCTGAAGAACTCCGGGGAGGCCTGTCCCCATCGCGAGAAGGATGCCGAGCAGACGCTCTCGGAGTTCGAGGCCATGATCGACGGCGAGTACAGTTCGGGCGAGATCACCCTCCGGGTGCGGACCGACATCACCCACAAGAATCCTGCACTCAGAGACTTCGTGGCCTTCCGGATGATCGACACGCCACACCCCCGAGAGGAGGCCAGCGAGTATCGCTGCTGGCCCATGCTGGACTTCCAGAGCGGGATCGACGACCACCTCACGGGCGTCACGCACATCATCCGTGGGATCGACCTGCAGGATTCGGCCAAGCGCCAGGGGTTCGTCTACGACTACTTCGGCTGGGAGTACCCCGAAGTGATCCACTGGGGGCACGTCCAGGTCGACGCCTACGACGTGAAGATGTCCACCTCCTCGATCGCCGAGCAGATCGACGCTGGCGACCTCGACGGTTGGGACGACCCGCGCGCACCGACCCTGAAGAGTCTCAAGCGCCGTGGGATTCGGGGAGAAGCGATCGTCGACGCGATGGTCGAACTCGGTACTTCGACCTCGAACGTCGATCTCTCGATGTCGGCGGTCTACGCCAACAACCGCGACATGATCGACGAGGAGACCGACCGCGCGTTCTTCGTCCGGGACGGCCACGAGAACGACGACACAATCGGCCCGGCGGTCGAGAAACCGATCATCGGCGGTCCGGAGACTGGCGAGCCCCCGGTTCATCCGAACCACGAAGATCGCGGCATTCGCGAGATTCCGGTCGAGGGTGCAGTCCTCGTCGAGGCGGCAGACGTCCCGGCGAACGGTCAGAAAGTCTGGCTGAAGGGCTACGGCTGCGTGAAACACACCCGCGATGCATTCGAATTTACTGGTGACGAAATCGACGTGGTCCGGGAGGGTGACGTGGAGGTGATCCACTGGGTCCCGGCCGACTCGTCGCTTCCGATGCGGATGCGGACCATGGACGGCGACGTGACCGGCTACGCCGAACCCGGGATCGCCGAGTACGAACCCGACGACCTCCTGCAGTTCGTGCGCGTCGGATTCGTCCGGATTGATAGCGTGCCGCCCAGCGGCACGGAAGAGTCGAGCGGTGACGAGCCGCGAGACCGCCACGACGAGGAGTCTGTAACCTACTACGCGCACCCCTGAATTCGCCGGACTTGCTGTGGGGCCGTACACAGGTCACCGCCTGCAACTCTCTCGGACAACGTCGCCGTCCCGACCGTCGCAGTCGCGCTCGGGGTGGGTCGATGCCCCGAAACGACTGACCAGCAACAATTCGAGGAGGAATGCTCGTGGTTTTCACGCTTCGTCCCCTAGGAATACCAGCAGCGATGGCCGACACTTCAGACGCCGTCGATACGGCGGCGAAAGCGGAGGACGTCGAGTGGTGTTACGACATCGTACAGGACGTCTCCCGGACGTTTGCGATCACAGTCGACGTGCTCGAGGAACCGATGTCGTCGTCGATCTGTATCGGGTACCTGCTCTGTCGGATCCCGGATACGATCGAAGACGCCCGGCACATCCCACCGGAGACCAGGGCCGACTTGCTCGACGTGTACGACGAGGTCGTGTCGACGGACAGTTCGACTACGGCTGGGGCGTTCGAGGACGCCGTCGTGCCGTGGATTCCGGAGGACAGTGACGCCGACTGGGAGCTACTCGCACAGACCCCCAGAGTGCTGCGGGTGTTCGAAAGTCAGCCTGTAGACGTTCGGGAAGCCATCCGACCGGCGGTCCGCGAGATGGTCGACGGCATGGCGACGTTCCTCAGACGGTACGCGGACGAGGATGGCATCCGGATCCAGACCCGAGAGGAACTCCACGAGTACTGCCATTACGCCGCTGGAGTCGTCGGCGAACTCGTGACTAATCTCGTCCGTGACGAGGAACTGCCGGCAGCGTCCCGGAACCGTCTGACCGAAACCGCCGACTCGTTCGGTCACGCCCTGCAACTCGTCAACGTCGCCAAGGACGTGGGTGAAGACTACCGCGAAGAGGACAACGTCTATCTGCCGGTCAGGGAACTCGCGACAGCGGGTGTGGCGGTCGATGATCTCGGCGACCCGGACACTGTCGAGGGGGTAGTCACGGTCGTCGAGCGGACCATCGAGGACGCGCGAGGCCATCTCGACGACGCCCAGACCTGGCTCGAACACGTCCCCGAGCGAGCGGGCAACCGCGTCGCGGCGTGGTCGATTCCCTACCTGCTCGCGGTCGCGACGCTCCGTGAGATCGAATCTCGACCCGCGGACGTCCTCCGGACCGACGGCGTGAAAGTCGACCGCTCGGAGGTCGGCGCCGTCATCGAGGCGACTGTCGGTGGTCTCGAAGAGATGTCACTCGGTGAATTGCGTCGAGAGATCGCCGCGGAACCGCTGACCCCGGCGAATAGCTGAAAGCACAGGCGCTGCGGTCCGGGTCAGTAGAACTCTCGAACCAGATCCGTCGCGCCGTCGGGTGCACCGTCGGGGATCTCGGCCATGCTACCCTCGATCCCTTCGCGCTGCTCGTACGGAATGGAGTCGTCGTCCTGGTAGAGGACGCCGATGTATTCCTTCTCGCTCTCCAGAATCCGATCTTTGGCCTGGTCGAAACTCGACGAGTCGTGTTCGGTGTCTTCGAGGTCGACGATCGAGTCCCGGAAGTAGTCGTAGGTGTCGACGTCGTTGAACGTGACACACGGGCTGTAGACGTTCACGAAGCCGAAGCCGTCGTGCTCGATGGCTTGCTTGACCAGTTCGGTGTGCCGTTGGGAATCCGACGAAAAGGACTGGGCGATGAACGTCGCGCCCGCCGAGAGCGCCAGGGCCTTCGGGTTGACCGGCTGCTGGTTCGTCCCGTCCGGCGACGTCGACGTCTCGAAATCCTCGCGCGAAGTGGGCGAGGCCTGGCCCTTCGTCAGGCCGTAGATGCGGTTGTCCATGACGACGTAGCTCATGTCGACGTTCCGGCGGACGGCGTGGATGAAGTGGCCCACGCCGATCGAGTAGCCGTCGCCGTCCCCGCCCGCGACCATCACTTCGAGGTCGGGGTTGGCGAGCTTGACACCAGTCCCGACGGGGAGGGCACGACCGTGGACGCCGTGCAGCGCGTAGCTGTGCATGTACGTCCCGATCTTGCCAGAGCAGCCGATCCCCGCGACGATGAACGTCTCGTCGGGGTGGTTGCCGGTCTCGGCCAGGGCTTTCATCATGCCGTTCATCGTCCCGAAGTCGCCGCAGCCGGGACACCAGGTGGGTTGCTTGTCGGATTTGAAGTCTGTGAATCGAACGTCTGAACTCATGCTGTTGCCTCCGTTTTCTCGACGGCGTCGCGGATCTTTCCGGCCAGTTCGTCGGCCTTGAAGCGGACGCCAGTATACTTGTTGATTCGCTGGACGCGCGTCAACGCGTCGTGCTCGATGAGGTCTGCGAACTGCCCCCAGGCGTTACACTCGACGACGATCGCGTCTTCTGCTGCCTCGATCGCCTCACTGAGGTCGGGTCGCGGGAACATGTACGGCACCGAGATGAACCGTACAGGAAGCTCCCCCTCCAACTGTGAGATCGCCTCGCGGATCGCGCCCTCGTTCGAACCCCACGAGATCACCAGCGTCTCTGCGTCGGGGTCGCCGAACTCCCGGTAGTCCCAGTTCTCGCGTTCTTCGGCCGTCTCGACCTTGCGCTCGCGTTTCTGAACCTGCTCGACGCGGACTTCTTCCTCTTCTGTGCGCCGGCCGAGTTCGTCGTGCTCCAGCCCGGTCGTCATGTGCGCGCCGTCGATGGTCCCGGGGAACGCCCGCGGGCTGATCCCGTCGTCGGTCGCGGCGTGGGCGCGGAAGCGTCCCTTGTCGTCGAGCCACTCGTCGACCGACTCCTCGTCGACGACGTTGCCGCGCTCGATCTCGACGGCGTCCATGTCGAACTCCTCGGGCGCGTAGGTCTGTTCAGTTACTGCGAGCGAGAGATCCGCAGTCAGATAGACCGGTATCTGGTACTTCTCGGCGAGGTTGAAGGCCTCGATGGTCTTGTGGAAACACTCGGCGACGGTCGTGGGCGCGACGACCATCCGGTGGACCTCGCCGTGGCCGCCGTAGAGCATCTGGTTGAGGTCACCTTGCTCCTGTTTGGTCGGCATCCCCGTCGATGGCCCCGAGCGCATGATGTTGGCTATCACCAGCGGCGTCTCCGTCGTCGCGACGAGGCCGAACGTCTCGGTCATCAGGTCGATCCCGGGGCCAGAAGTGGCCGTCATCGAGCGTGCACCCGCACGAGCAGCGCCGAGGGCCATGTTCACGGCGGCGAGTTCGTCCTCGGCCTGGACGACCGCGCCACCGTACTGCTCGATTCGTCCAGTCAAGTATTCCATGACGTCGGTCGCGGGCGTGATCGGATAGCCAGCGTAGAACCGACAGCCGGCCGCGATCGCACCCATCCCGATCGCTTCGTCGCCGTTCAGCAGTACGTAGTCGTTGTCCGTCGTTTCGAGGTCGTACTCGAAGTCGTGGTCGTAGTTGTCCTGGACGTAATCCCGCCCCATCCGGGCGGCTTCCTTGTTGTTCTCGACGATGGCCTGCCCTTTCCCGCCGAAGCGCTTTTCGAGGGCTTCGTCGAGGTTCTCGATCGGGAAGTTGGCCACCTCGCAGGCAGCCCCGAGCGCGACGACGTTGCGCATGATCGCCCCGCCGGCTTCGACCGCCAGGTCCTTGATCGGCACGGGGAGACCGACCATCTCGCCGGGGATCTCGACGTCCTGCATCGTCGTCTGCTCGCCGTCGTAGATGATGACGCTGCCCTCGTGGAGCTCGTCGAGGTTCTCCTCGATCGTGCGCTCGGTCAGCGCGATCAGGATGTCGAGTCGGTCGACGACGCTCTCGACGGTGTCGACGGCGGTGCGAACTTTGTAGGCCGTGTACCCGCCTCGAATGCGCGAGGCGAAGTCTTTCGAGGTGTAGACGTGGCGCCCGGCACGGGAGAGCGCCCGGGCGAAGATCTTGCCCGTCGAGTCGATCCCGTCGCCGGCCTCGCCACCGATGGCCCAGTTGAGATCCTCATGCATGCTAGCGAGCCCTATCCATGGCCGGACGAAAAGCCTTCTGGAACCCGAAGTGTCTGTAATGAAGTTTCGTCTTCCGAAAAGGACTTTCGCCCCCCACTCCGCTGTCCGACTATGGACCAACAGCTGCTCACCGTCACCGCCATCGAGTCGGTCGGCCCCGATTCGGTCGCCATCCACTTCGAGACGCCTGCCGACTTCTCGGCCAGCCCCGGACAGTTCGTCAAGTTGACCCTCGACACTCCCGAAGGTGAGGAATCCCGGTTCTACACGATCTCCTCGCCCGACGTCGAGGACACCTTCGAGATCACCGTCGAGATCGACTCCGAGGGCGCGGTCGGCCCGCTGCTGGACGAACTGGAGGCCGGCGATTCGGTGCGCGTCGCTGGCCCGTTCGGCAGTTCCTACTACGAAGGCGAGCAGCGCGTCGTCGTCCTCGCTGGCGGCCCCGGCGTCGGCCCCGCGGTCGGGATCGGCGAACGCGCGATCGCGGACGGCAACGACGCCGCCATCGTCTATCGCGACAGCGACCCGATCCATCAGGACCGCCTGGAAGCACTGTCGGAGGCGGACGCGTTCGTCCGAATCGTCGCCGACGGCCAGGACCTGACCGATCCCGTCGCCGACGCGCTCGAATCTGTGGGAGACGGCGCGCAGGTGTTCGTCTACGGGTTCGCCGACTTCCTGGACGCCGCGACCTCCGCCATCGAGGCCGCGGGTGGGGAGCCTGACGAAGCCAAAGTAGAAAACTTCGGCTGAAAGCCCTTGCGCGGCCCTGGCGGGCCGCGCTGCGCCCTTTTCATGTCCACCAGGCCCGCATGACCACCGTCGGCGATTGCCGACGGGGTCTGAAGGCAACGCCAGCGCTTTCTGGAGTCGCGGGCGAATTGCCCGCTCACGGCTTCGCCGTTCGCGTGATACGAGGCGCGTCGCGCCTCGCTCCCGAC
The Halapricum salinum genome window above contains:
- a CDS encoding phytoene/squalene synthase family protein yields the protein MADTSDAVDTAAKAEDVEWCYDIVQDVSRTFAITVDVLEEPMSSSICIGYLLCRIPDTIEDARHIPPETRADLLDVYDEVVSTDSSTTAGAFEDAVVPWIPEDSDADWELLAQTPRVLRVFESQPVDVREAIRPAVREMVDGMATFLRRYADEDGIRIQTREELHEYCHYAAGVVGELVTNLVRDEELPAASRNRLTETADSFGHALQLVNVAKDVGEDYREEDNVYLPVRELATAGVAVDDLGDPDTVEGVVTVVERTIEDARGHLDDAQTWLEHVPERAGNRVAAWSIPYLLAVATLREIESRPADVLRTDGVKVDRSEVGAVIEATVGGLEEMSLGELRREIAAEPLTPANS
- a CDS encoding M48 family metallopeptidase, which gives rise to MKAAPSTDIGSGAARLGRMLAALLVVLAVSTVVVAITTLVLGVVAVPLSLLVGVVVGTLLIPFAENPYLLFSTMLNEPVLTVVLGGLALILVVSLGPVRSEIESFREELGVHGRPSDTDLVRTVTLLSKQADIAEPDVFVTRRRRPESYAIGGRSDGTIVVTSGLLATLSESELRGVLAHEVAHLANGDSRLMGLVLTPTLVIEHFSDRDPPSTRLLLHSIQTFGLPYIGAYLMWALLSVVAPIQRVGNQFGLAVLSREREFAADRAAARLTGEPSALASALETLDSERGRPDEDLRTWRQSASVLDILPADAAETSDNPFRTHPPTDERIRRLRELAAEMER
- a CDS encoding DMT family transporter; protein product: MNPALALVLAIAAELVGTTALKLSDGFSNHVATGGVVVGYLSSFYFLGLALEAMAIGKVYAIWSAVGIVGTTAIGLVYFGESIDLAAVVGIGLIIAGIVLLTTISGAYTPAH
- a CDS encoding glutamate--tRNA ligase translates to MDEDIRQQAEEAAEINALFNALKHDSDAQVGAIMGPLMGQNPEFREYGDEIAGVIAPVVNRVNGMDAEAKRDRLEELAPERVEELEAEDEADEHDLPDLPNADDYDEIRMRAAPNPNGPWHIGHARMPSVIGTYKERYDGSFIVRFDDTDPETKRPDLSAYDAILDDIDYLGFEPDEVLRASDRLDIYYDHARELIEKGGAYTCTCPQEEFSDLKNSGEACPHREKDAEQTLSEFEAMIDGEYSSGEITLRVRTDITHKNPALRDFVAFRMIDTPHPREEASEYRCWPMLDFQSGIDDHLTGVTHIIRGIDLQDSAKRQGFVYDYFGWEYPEVIHWGHVQVDAYDVKMSTSSIAEQIDAGDLDGWDDPRAPTLKSLKRRGIRGEAIVDAMVELGTSTSNVDLSMSAVYANNRDMIDEETDRAFFVRDGHENDDTIGPAVEKPIIGGPETGEPPVHPNHEDRGIREIPVEGAVLVEAADVPANGQKVWLKGYGCVKHTRDAFEFTGDEIDVVREGDVEVIHWVPADSSLPMRMRTMDGDVTGYAEPGIAEYEPDDLLQFVRVGFVRIDSVPPSGTEESSGDEPRDRHDEESVTYYAHP
- a CDS encoding TrmB family transcriptional regulator, which translates into the protein MSDLAELGLSSYEAVVYRTLLGLGSAPARAISDASDVPRGRIYDVLNTLDSRGLVRTHDSREPTRYAAVDPEIAVDRLLDERRRELTEQRKHYESVAESVSERLSPAIPTESRFWTAALGSEEACSLAREQQELAEDRITSVIGAPYENAAWQQYAREIDVIEREIDPELDVRVLVSESLLSGIDDEIQSELFDLSAGLAVRSTPDLSITVDVVDGHTVYVHVTDPFDPSERLGVVAVRDEPFADSIETAFEDVWTDARELSDS
- a CDS encoding 2-oxoacid:ferredoxin oxidoreductase subunit beta, with amino-acid sequence MSSDVRFTDFKSDKQPTWCPGCGDFGTMNGMMKALAETGNHPDETFIVAGIGCSGKIGTYMHSYALHGVHGRALPVGTGVKLANPDLEVMVAGGDGDGYSIGVGHFIHAVRRNVDMSYVVMDNRIYGLTKGQASPTSREDFETSTSPDGTNQQPVNPKALALSAGATFIAQSFSSDSQRHTELVKQAIEHDGFGFVNVYSPCVTFNDVDTYDYFRDSIVDLEDTEHDSSSFDQAKDRILESEKEYIGVLYQDDDSIPYEQREGIEGSMAEIPDGAPDGATDLVREFY
- the leuS gene encoding leucine--tRNA ligase — protein: MQRGRTYNHAKVQEFWQFRWNEEDVYELDDPEDPRYVLGMFPYTSGNLHMGHVRNYAITDAYARFKRMQGEDVLHPMGWDAFGLPAENAAYERATDPRSWTDSCITQMREEMETMGFGYDWSREVTTCEPDYYRWNQFFFREFYDEGLVDYRGAEVNWCPDCQTVLADAQVVDPPEDVDVHDHAEGVCWRCETPVTTRELDQWFFTITDYADELLDGLDDLEQWPDSVTEMQRNWIGKREGARVAFSVEGYGDVEVFTTRLDTICGATYLAVGPGHDLAKTLAAEDDAVADYLDEHDPESMTGVETDLTATNPVTGAEIPVSVAAYVLDDVGTGAVMGVPGHNERDHAFATAMGLPVRKVVEPRGDGTVEVDVETEPYTGAGRLVDSEEYSGLSTAEAHTQLLEDLDSAAVDTQYRLRDWLISRQRYWGTPIPVVHCEDCGPVLVPEADLPVELPEFVQSRGNPLDAATEWKETTCPDCGEPAERETDTMDTFVDSSWYFLRFLSPDLDDAPYDVDLANDTLPVDVYVGGKEHAVLHLLYIRFFARALSDVGLLDHQEPVERLINQGTVLHGGEKMSKKKGNAIAPHEYGAETTRLFVLSAAHPNRDFDWAAKDVGEAYDLQQRIYGLVYDFADGEPTTDRDGPAEQYLERELDRTVAAATEDYERFRIHQAIGEVRGLAQLLGQYRAYDVPDRETYRHGLNVLLRLIAPVAPYLAEECWNMLRAEGLVVQADWPTVESDLEAYDRERTLVTTVRDDVRDICETAGIDDPERIELVVAPEWKYNAYEIARQQSGDSIVSAIMGVESMRERGEQAESYAKSLEGRGHGLEPILSRATETAELQRASWLLDDEFDAEVVVHEAEAADDQLASKAEPGKPAIQIS